Below is a genomic region from Ahaetulla prasina isolate Xishuangbanna chromosome 16, ASM2864084v1, whole genome shotgun sequence.
CGATGCTCGAGTCCACCTTGGCCACAAGAAGAGCAGCCGCCACAGGTTAGTTCTTCCCCAGGCTTTTCAAACCATGACAGAGCAAACTCCCTGGCTAGTCTCACACAAAGCTTCAGCCCAGATTGCCAAAACATAGTTGCCATGTTTTGCTTAGGTCCAAAGAAATAAACCCTGATGGGCTAAACAGACAATATACAGCTTTTGTACCTGTATTCCCACAACCATGGTTGCCACCCACTCTAGCCTAGACTGGCATGTTGTTTAAATCCAGCCTTTGGGTCAGAGCTTCGGAGCTAAGCATTGGTCACACAGCTTTTGTGCCTTTCTAGCTAGGATTGTCTTCAGATTTTCCCTGAGTTTCAGTTTGGGACTTTCAGCATGTAACTGAAGGGTAGATGTGTTTTACTTTAAAATTTAGTTGGATGTTTTGGAAGCTGAGATGTTAATTGTGTCTTATCAGATGTTAACAAGGTTCAGTCATAGCTGTATGAATAGAACAACTGATTAATTCAGTGAAGTACAGTTTGGTTAACTGGGAATCTCTACATACAGAAGATTATATACAGCGCAATACAATCTTGTTCAAGGGCGAGGTTTACATATTCCTGGGGAAGCACCATGCTGTTTATATAGCTATTCTCCACCTCCTGCTTTTTAGCTCTGCTGACACTCATTTTAAGCTTTATTTAACCTGAAATAAATCCATTTCTTCCTTGTACAGACCAAAAAAAGTGTCAAACACAGACACTTTTAAAGCTCAGTACGGTTGGGCCTCCTTGAGTCAAGAGCAGGAAGAAAACCTGCGATGAGATGCTGGCCACCGGCTGGCTGCCTTTCAGATAGTGAGGGAACCGTAATCGTTCCTGCAGGTTCTCCCACCACCTGGGTGGGACTGAAGGCCACCTGCAGGCAGACTGGTAGAGTTCCTGGCACAGATGGCTGGCCGCTGTAAAATTAGAAGGCTGGACAAGAGGAGGCAGGGGTCCCATCCAACTTGGCATTGcttttcactttccttttttttttttcattactcaAAACTGCTTACCAGAAAGTCTTTTTTCTCAACGTAGGTAAAACACTTTCAAGTCAATGTCCCTATTATAATTGTATAATGGGTTTTGGTATCATTACCCCAAAAAACTCACTTTTACCCAATTTTGGGTAATTGACCCAGATTTGGGAAGCACTGACTTAGGTGCTTATGTCTGGCTGGTTGATTCGGCTTCTTTGCAAAAACTCAGCATTCCTGCCTGGTAAAATAGAAATATGGAAGGTGTTCAGattgtctttgacttatgaccagaattaagCCCAGAAATTTGTTGTAggttgttgtggttgtaagtcgagtcaCCATGTAACCACACTCAATTCTATGACTGGTTTTTTTCAGTggccgttaagcaaatcacataaaTCATAAGTTTGAATCCAGCTTATTTAATGGAGTTTTTTGCCAGAAAACGTCacaaaagtcacaaaatgtgatcatattTAATAACGCTGCAACCAATCATAAATGCAAGCCTATTGACAAATTCCCAAAACGTAATTATTGACCATCGTAACTTCGAGGGTGGGTTGTAAGTGGGTTGTCACTTCAAATTGAAAATCAACTATCTGTAATATAGGAGTGGATGACCatggggaagaagggaaagagtCTATCGGTCTCTGGGTTATtctcagcccttcaaggtaggccagacaaggaagccAAAGTCACAGAGATCAATATGACTGTTAGAACAGACTTAAGGTCTCAATGTGCTTCCCCCACCTTGCTTTTATCTTTGTGACAATGAGAGAGGGCCTTGCTGATTACATTCCTGGCCTAGgctcaaatttcttttatctgCCTTGGTAGTGACTCTTCCCCTTGTCCTTCAAGGCCCAGACCCTCTTCTgattaaaggtagtccttgacttacaacagttcatttagtgaccgttcaaagtcagttTGAACGGCagttaaaaaaagtgacttaggaccgtttttcacacttaacgactgtggaagCATCcccttgtgatcaaaatttagacatttggtaaccggttcacatttatgacagtcgcagtgtccccaGAGTCCCGTGATCCCCTTCTGGGACCCTTCTGGgaccaagcaaattcaatggggaagcagggttcacttaacaaccatgttactagctttacaactgcaatgattcacttaacaacgatggaaagaaaagtcataaaatgggggcaaaactcccttaacaagcttagcaacatagattttggCCTTGGTTGTGGTCCTAGGTTTACGGCTACCTGTACAGCCACCGCCTCTTTCACAGAGGGGGCATCCTCAGACTGGGCCCTTAGGCCAGTAGTCCTTGTTTGCCTCTTTATCCGGCCTGGGGACGGCTTCAGACCGGCTGCTTGTTTCCTCTGCAGATACATGGTGCCGTATCTCTTTGGCTGCCGTCTGGAGCACGACATAATTGACCTGGAACAGACGGTGCAGCACCTCCAGCTGGCCCTCAATTTCACAGCCCACGTCGCCTTCCGCAAAGGCATCATCCTCTTCATCAGTCGCCATCGCCAGATGTCCCACCAGGTGGAAAATGTGGCCAAGGAGTGCGGAGAGTACGCTCATACCCGCTACTGGCAGGGCGGCTTGCTGACCAATGCCCCCATCCAGTACAGCGCGGGGGTCCGGCTGCCGGACCTCCTAATCTTCCTCAACACTTTCAACAATGTCTTTGAGCCTCACTTGGCCATCCGGGATGCGGCCAAGATGTCCATCCCCACTGTGGCCGTGGTGGACACCAACAGCAATCCCTCCCTCATCACTTACCCCATCCCGGGGAATGACGACAGCCCCTCGGCCATCAACCTCTACCTCTCGCTCTTCAAGACCACCATCCTGAGGGCCAAGGAGAAGAGGAGGCATCTCGAGGCTTTATTCCGGCTGCAGAAGGAGTCTGCCAGACCCGCAGCCCCCCTCCGACGCCCAATTCCTAGGGTGGATGAGGACAATGGGCATTCCGACCCCTCAAGCTAGGATTAGGAACGCTGGGACTTGTAGCCTCTACATACCTGCTGGACTGAACCCCTCCCATTTCTTAGCCTGCCTCTACTACAAGGTTGGGAAGCAGAGGTTGTAGATCACAGCCTCTAACTATTAGGGATGCTGGGACCTGTAGTTAATCATTAGGTGGGCCAAAGGTTCCCCCCCTTCTGTTCTATGCATTGCCTTTCCACTTCAGTCTTCCCTCTTTTGAActgctaatttttaaataaatgtcatTGGATGCACCAGATGCACCAGAATGAGCAGCTGAAGGAATAAATGGTCTGGATAGTATTTTGGTTTCGCCAGGTCATTGGTTTACATTTTGGCAGTTTACATCTTTGGCGGTCAAAATGCCAACTCAGGAGTTATTATTAAATTATGattaaattattctccaaagcaccagagggcaggataagaaacaatggttggaagctaatcaaagagagaagcaacctggaattaaggagaaacttccaagcagtgaggacaattaaccagtggaacagcttgccaccagaaatcatgggtgctccatcactggatgtttttaagaagagtctagacagtcacttatctgaaatagtgtaggctctcctgcttcagcagggggttggactagaagacctccaaggtcctttccagcttattctattttgttctcttGAAAAGAATGTGGAGTGGAGACCCAGTGGCTGCCTGCTACCATTGAGCCCATTGCAACCCTTCGGTTTTGCTAATTCCCTGGAGGGCAAGTTTTACCTTAATTTGTTGGATGAAGCCATGTTTTTCCTCCAAGGTAGTCTTTGAATTATgatcataatggagcctgcccattatggtcataagttgggaTGGTTATAAAGCAGATCATCTACATGACCAGCCCTAttttgatcctttttttttttgcagtgattGTTAAGGAAAATGCGGTTgttacccccccccctttttttttttctttttttgctatggGTTGTTTTTTCTGcccaaaaattgaaataaatgctgggttttggcaaaaaaatgtcataaattgtgGCCACGTGACTTCCGGGCACTGCAAACAGCTCTAAATATGGGCTGGTGGCTGAGCATCCAAAAATCAGGTGAGTGTGGGAGAATCCTGGCTGTTGGAACTGGGTTGTAAGTGTCTTCTGGGGCAGAAGTCCCCAACCCATGGGCCACATACCATGCAGCCAGTACCAGGCTGCAACCCATTTGGAACTAGCTACAGAACTGGCGGGCGAGGCACGCCATGCACCCAGTCTACGCAAGCAGCGAGGGAGCACACAAATGCGCATCTCCATTTGCAAATGGAgccgtgtgtgcatgtgcacgtgcccATTGCTCTCGCGGAACAGTCCCTTCTCCCCCccgcgcccccccacccccggtctgCAAAGCCGGAAAACTTTGGGGATGGTTGTTCTTGGGgctgcattgtaactttgaacggctgttaagtgaccagtcataagtcgaggactctctgtaAGTAGCCACCACTCAAAAAGAGTTGGGACATGCATTCTGAGTATTCATCCAGCTGTCCTGCATATTTCTGGCTGGCTTCCTTTCTGGGAGGATTTTCGGTATCAAAATGTTACTCCACCTCCCTGAAACTTCTGGTGCTTTCCATCTCTTAAGGCAGgaatctccaatcttggcaactttaagacttgtggacttcaactcccagaattcctcagcctttgctggctgaggaattctgggagttgaagtccacaagtcttaaaagttgccaagattgaagacccctgTCTTATAGAATCTCATTTGTGGCAAAACAACCACCCCAATTCCCTGGAAATTTGAGTTTAGTTCCCAGGAAACTATTTCTGCTTGTGAGCGATCTCTGACAGCAGAAACTGCCATTTTATcttatcttttttaatttaaaaaaaattgttaaagatATATACATAGCTATTcagatggaaaggaaaaaaaaaactctgggtGAGGAAAAGTGAGCACCCATGTTTCCTTTCCATCTTGAGCACCTGTGcacatcattaaaaaaattaattacagaGCAAATTTTGACAGCATTGGGCAGAACATCCAAAATGGGGAATATCATTGAAATATCCAAGACAGGTTTGGTTTTCTAAGTTGTCTTGTTTTTGAATTCTAAATTCGAAATCAGTAATAAAATCTAATTTCTACAAAGGTCCACATCTCCATTAATTAGGTGTTTTCTTTCTGAACTtcatcctccaggaaaggcaaaaCCTAATCTGGCTCAAAATATGTAAGATGCTGTAAGAGTACATTCCTTGGGAGTCCTAGTAGCCGATCACTTAAACAAGAATCAAGAGtaggtggcagcagccaaaaaagctagtagaatccttggttgtataaacaggcatagaatgaaaatcacatgaagtgttaataaagttataaagccttagtaagccacatctggaatactgcatccagttttgctcaccacattacaaaaaagatgttgagactttggaaaagttcagagaagagcaactaagatgatcaaaggagactaaaacatatgaagaatggttgcaggaactgggtttggctaatctagagaaaaagtACTAGGGATGacttgatagcagcattccagtatttgaggggctgtcccaaacatgaaggggtcaacttattttccacagCACCTGTGGAAGGCAGGACGAAAAACAACAGatcaaaactaatcaaggagagaagcaatctggaattaaggagaaacttcctaacagtgaggacaatttttccccaaatgccagcactctgcttaacaactaattcccacaacgctatcaaataatttactaagactgtattactattcttctcttccttcctatcttatctcttcccacttagaaCTATAACCACATTGCTTGTATCttccaatttatattgttttatttctttactagtacaatttgatagtttattagtaaccttgactatcactaaatgttgtatctttttattcttgatgaatgtattttattcttatgtacactgagagcatatacaccaaagacaaattccttgtatgtccaatcacagttggccaataaagaattctattctattcaccagtaagactggacagccacctatactatacgatctcctgcttgagcagagggctggactagaacaggggtctccaaccttggtccctttaagacttgtggacttcaactcccagagttcctctgccagctttgctggctgagggactttgggagttgaaagtccacaagtcttaaagggatcaagattggagacccctggattaaatgATAATATTAAGACATGATAAATATTGCCTCCGAGGAGTAAGAAGAAGGCACAAAATAGATACTCAGGTGatacactaaatcaggggtctccaatcttggtccctttaagacttgtggactttaactcccagtcccaaagcaaagctggctgagggactctgggagttgaagtccacaagtcttaaagggagcaaggttggagacccctgaactagaagacctccaaagccccttccatCTTTATTCTGATTCTATTTCCTCCCATCTGTAATTTCCCCAACATAGTAAGTTAACGAAAAGAGAAAAGCTGGCGAAAGAGGAGGCTTTTTGTTCCTCGAGGTTTCCCGTCAGTCTGCGGGTGCGCGAGGGCTGCTCAGTAGCTCCGCCCACTTCCTCTCTATATAAGGCGAAGACCACGTGCATTCGGCCATttgttgctgggttcgggaccgCGCTAGGTGGGTCTGTCGCTGGTCGTATAAACTCTTCGCCTTTACAGTGCTTCGCCGTTCTGGGGGCGCTGTCGGGGATGGTGCAGGCCGGGTGTGCACTGCAGCTCCCATCGTCCCCGGCCGGCTGTGGGAGATGGGACCCGCTTTGCAATTAAAGCAGGCATGGGCGGGGGTTCCCAATCCCAGCTCAGCCTCCGGCGTGGATTTTCCTTGCAGGAGAGCGGAAAATGAAGCGGCGGCTCCCCCGCCTTTCTTGctgcttttgccaccttctgcgggcgggggagggggagagttAGGATTAGGGGAGGGGAGTCCCTTCTTTGAAGGAGCCCATCCTGTTCGGTTCCCTTGGGGAGGAAAAAGCAGCTTGAGCTAGAAATGGTTTCGCCTGCCTTCGGAGTAGAGGAGGAGTAGACtaaattgtcactttaaatggtgGGGGAGAGACTTCTTGGGCTGGAACTCCCTtgcagtcaatcagaatagagctggaaggtcttctaggccaggggtctccaaccttggtccctttcagctttgctggctgagggactctgggagttgaagtccacaggtcttaaagggaccaaggttggagacctctgttctaatccaactccctgctcaagcagaagacccccatttgagacaagtggctgcccagtctcctcTTAAGCAGCCAGcgatggaggcaagctgttccaccagttaattgtcctcactgttaggaagtctgtccttaattccaggttgcttctttcctttttttttatttgcatttatatcccgcccttctcagaagactcagggcggcttacactatgtcaagcaatagtcttcgtccatttgtatattatatacaaagtcaacttattgtccccaacaatctgggtcctcattttacctaccttataaaggatggaaggctgagtcaaccttgggcctggtgggacttgaacctgcagtaattgcaagcagctgtgttaataacagactgtcttaccttaattagtttccattcattgtttcttgtcttgtcttctactGCTTTGAAGGATAATTTGATTCCctcctctttatggcagcccctcagatactgggatactgctctcatgtcacctcaatgctttttttttagactagccagacccaaatcctgcaaccattcttcatatgttttagtctcctttgatcatcttagctgctcttctctgcacctcccccccccaaagtctcaacatcttttttgtaacgtgatcaaaactggatgcagtatcccaGGTGCACTCTTCTCCAGTTCCTTCCATAATTCAGATCGGAAAACCTTTGCTTCCTGCTCACCTCATTTCCAGCCTGATTCTGCTTTACTTCTGTCAGAATTGGCAGTGAGAtcttcagaataacaagagttggaggggaccttggaggtctagcccaaccccctcctcaagcaggagaccctatatcagtagTGGTGGACCTATGGCATACGTGCCAAAGGGGGCACGCGGCTGTCTGTGTGACAGCACACCTGCCATCACCCCAGCACAGAGTTTGGCAGTGTTACTAAGAGAGCCAAAGGGATGCGGGCGGGATGCTCCCATCCCCCTCTCCATGTGTGCCTGAGGTCATTTCTCATCCCCTGCCTGTCTGTTGGGTGGCTAACGTGCTGTTCCCGTGATGGGGTTAGAGAGGAGCTAGGTTGGAGGGGAGCATAGGTCACAGCGTGGCATAGCTGGAGGGGAGCAGAGTGCTTCTGGCCACAAGTGGGCTTTGCAGCGCCAGCCCTGCATGCACCGCTGGCCTTGCTTTGTTGCTTTACACCTCCCCTTCCATCTTGTGTATGCAAATTTCCCAAGAAGTAGGTCCAATGCATGTACAGCAGAGGTGAAGCAAAAGTAGGAAATGAACTCAAGATGCCCTTTTTCAGAGCAGGCCCAAAAGCTGGTGGTCGGTGGAGTGTTGTCCCCTTGTGCTGGTGGTCAGCAAATTCAAAAGGAACCCCCAGTTGAGAATCACTGCCGTAGATTGTTGATTCAGGGAAAATCAATTTCTTCGGTGTTAACTAATAGTGTTAGCTATTTTTAGTACAGGGATAGATTTCTGTTgggtgcttcattttttttttaaaaattttgtgtTTTTGTAGACTCCCAAGTCTTGAACCACCCAAAAATGAGTAcagcaaaaaaagcaaaaacagatAGTGGAAGATCATTCCAAGAGGCCTGGACAGAGTCATTTGGAGTGATAGAACACAATGGGAAAGCGTTATGTACTTTGTGTAATGAAAGTGTTGTGTGTCGCACATCAAGTGTCAGGCGGCACTTTGACACCAACCACAAAAGAGTTGCCAAACTTGGTGAAACTGAAAGAAAAGAGTTTCTtaaagagaaattgaggaaatattCCCAGGATCTTAGTTTTTGCAACGATCTTTCTAGAACAAACCATCTGACAGCTGACAGTTTTCAAATTTCACACTGCACAGCAAAACATGGTAAGCCTCTATCTGATGGGGATATTATCAGAATGGCCATGTTGTCTGGAAGTAATTCCCTTTTTCATGATTTCCCAAACAAGGATAAAATTATTCAACGCATCTCTGAGACGCCACTTAGAAGAAAAACTGTTAAAGATCGAGTCCAGTGCATGGCAAGTGATGTTGGTCAGCAGCTCACCACAGACTTACAAAAGGCAGCCTGTTACTCCATGTGCTTGGATGAAAGCACAGATATAAATAATCATGCAAGGCTAGCAGTAATTTTGCGTTATGCTGTTGGTGACATCATGAGAGAAGAGCTGGTGAAACTGGTGTCTTTGCCTGAAAGAACACAAGGGATAGATATCTACAATGCTGTGATGGAGGCTTTTTTGTCACACAACATAAGACCAGAAAAAGTGGTTTCAATTACTAGTGATGGGGCACCTTCTATGGTGGGGGCAACATCTGGTTTCATACAGTTCTTTGTTAAAGAAACAAAACATCAGGTCATTCAGTTCCACTGTATCATACATCAAGAAGCTCTTTGTGCCTGGGAAAGTAGCAAAAAATTTGACGATGTCCTCAAAGATGTCACAAAAATGGTGAACCACATCATGGCTTGTGCTCTGAATTTTCAACAGTTTCAAGCACTTCTTGAGGCGGTTCAGGCACAGAATAATTGTTTACTTATGTACAATAATGTCTGGTGGCTGAGCAGAGGACAAGTCCTGGAGAGATTTGTAGCCTGCTTGGATGAAATTAGGCTGTTTATGAATGAAAAAGGGCA
It encodes:
- the MRPS2 gene encoding small ribosomal subunit protein uS2m, which produces MAASRLLCQTAALLRPSRCGTVARSTSGLLRHHGTLSVAAASQPDDDIEERLLREPLKHADFFNLQELFSLKELFDARVHLGHKKSSRHRYMVPYLFGCRLEHDIIDLEQTVQHLQLALNFTAHVAFRKGIILFISRHRQMSHQVENVAKECGEYAHTRYWQGGLLTNAPIQYSAGVRLPDLLIFLNTFNNVFEPHLAIRDAAKMSIPTVAVVDTNSNPSLITYPIPGNDDSPSAINLYLSLFKTTILRAKEKRRHLEALFRLQKESARPAAPLRRPIPRVDEDNGHSDPSS
- the LOC131185954 gene encoding protein FAM200A-like, which gives rise to MAMLSGSNSLFHDFPNKDKIIQRISETPLRRKTVKDRVQCMASDVGQQLTTDLQKAACYSMCLDESTDINNHARLAVILRYAVGDIMREELVKLVSLPERTQGIDIYNAVMEAFLSHNIRPEKVVSITSDGAPSMVGATSGFIQFFVKETKHQVIQFHCIIHQEALCAWESSKKFDDVLKDVTKMVNHIMACALNFQQFQALLEAVQAQNNCLLMYNNVWWLSRGQVLERFVACLDEIRLFMNEKGQEYPQLTDMAWVTNLMFFTDFTVHFNVLNKQLQGVGKTAERMLCDIKTFERKLQVFERDLESGQLKYFPNLKMHLQNSTFADNPTSRQEIYKEFSSIVAAAKVNFSNRFLQFRKMETTLGFLTSPDKAKFEELDLSCLHWLDIGNLEMELLEFQESSIWKNKFYDLRETLEKIERMTKDSRVTSDTITGLELRSLHGSKRVLP